The proteins below come from a single Candidatus Woesearchaeota archaeon genomic window:
- a CDS encoding toprim domain-containing protein, which yields MDYGFKLNEIGISYKEVADDYVIPCISGTHSDNHPSMRVDKETGIFNCFSCEFSGTFSKLYYHVTGKPLNKKSFLDLSSDKQHRNSIKKRRKKRPTILHTEGDIKDIDEQIMPFLHSIGVYSQEFIDKYNLSYTGFSRFIAEDKHKDGQKATAFYKRLLIPIYKNGKLVNIEGRALELDIKPKVIYVKGGLSDLLFNLENIDPTKPVIMVEGIKDFFKVWNIDRNVIACLGNQLGRNQLEELNKYIPELIAFLDDDEAGLKILDQLEHDYERDFSIIDSGEGKDPNNLTLEEIYYKLTNEVESYGKFLHRKYIRDNNQYSL from the coding sequence GAAATAGGAATTTCATATAAAGAAGTAGCTGATGATTATGTTATACCTTGTATAAGTGGTACACATTCTGATAATCATCCTTCTATGAGAGTTGATAAAGAAACAGGAATATTTAACTGTTTCTCTTGTGAATTCTCTGGTACATTTAGTAAACTTTATTATCATGTAACAGGAAAACCTCTTAATAAAAAAAGCTTCCTAGACTTATCTTCAGATAAACAACATAGGAACTCTATAAAAAAAAGAAGAAAGAAAAGACCTACTATCCTTCATACCGAGGGAGATATCAAAGATATAGATGAACAAATAATGCCTTTCTTACATAGTATAGGTGTGTACTCTCAGGAGTTTATAGATAAATATAATTTGTCCTATACAGGCTTCAGTAGGTTCATAGCAGAAGATAAGCATAAAGATGGTCAAAAGGCTACAGCTTTCTATAAAAGGCTACTGATACCTATATATAAAAATGGTAAACTAGTTAATATAGAAGGTAGAGCCTTAGAACTAGACATTAAACCAAAAGTAATCTATGTAAAAGGTGGTCTATCTGATCTTCTTTTTAATCTGGAAAATATTGATCCTACAAAACCTGTTATAATGGTAGAAGGAATTAAAGACTTTTTTAAGGTATGGAATATTGATAGAAATGTTATAGCTTGTTTAGGAAATCAATTAGGAAGAAATCAATTAGAAGAACTAAATAAATATATTCCAGAATTAATAGCTTTTCTAGATGATGATGAAGCTGGATTAAAAATACTGGATCAATTAGAACATGACTATGAAAGAGACTTCAGTATTATAGACTCAGGTGAAGGAAAAGACCCAAATAACTTGACTTTAGAAGAGATTTACTATAAGCTTACTAATGAAGTAGAGTCTTATGGAAAGTTCCTACATAGGAAATATATCAGAGATAATAATCAATATTCACTTTAG